In one Misgurnus anguillicaudatus chromosome 1, ASM2758022v2, whole genome shotgun sequence genomic region, the following are encoded:
- the ost4 gene encoding dolichyl-diphosphooligosaccharide--protein glycosyltransferase subunit 4, which produces MVTDVQLAIFANMLGVSLFLLVVLYHYVAVNNPKKLE; this is translated from the coding sequence ATGGTGACAGACGTGCAGCTGGCGATATTTGCCAACATGTTGGGGGTATCGCTCTTTCTTCTGGTGGTTTTATATCATTATGTTGCTGTCAACAACCCAAAGAAACTGGAGTGA